One genomic region from Magallana gigas chromosome 3, xbMagGiga1.1, whole genome shotgun sequence encodes:
- the LOC105325463 gene encoding uncharacterized protein has product MTNLFRCRKIARLFVGGNNRLLLSCYGRTFSSKQVGRDALKLIKEGLDQKDDMKFLPLHLEKCLFKQSFSSAVIKFDKFCVDENGIYQTPDYAGSTITPVVSFQSFFERGYSLLRRFVTEGLNEDDDEGTRLALLSLLQFLTRKGYHESCLKSQNTDWPYEKLEATEAYSAVLLTIHLLSQLVTGNDYIISSDYSFKPFFCPCSKDCGKRVNYGPTGLGFEKIWYGRPDIVLLSSSSNVVFCERMLEEDSKELDLVSEEFTMIEEIEKSEIIEQTVNSRHSDQQIVSQTITSSVYQFNKSNLTLVPSLLMTPSSFSIFCYDPVNDVLLRSRQTGSLWNTENAYEFNMSAILKIWMVVNHAIFKPSINENHLKLLRNSSNFHNLLAAEGLSMKEMSEKIQFKSHFKNTDYKWDSKRINNVELELQ; this is encoded by the exons ATGACAAATCTCTTTAGATGTAGAAAAATAGCGCGTTTGTTCGTTGGTGGGAATAACAGACTTTTGTTATCCTGTTATGGAAGGacattttcttcaaaacaaGTAGGAAGAGATGCTCTGAAGCTCATTAAAGAAGGTTTAGATCAGAAAGATGATATGAAATTTCTTCCACTTCACCTTGAGAAATGCTTATTCAAGCAGAGCTTTTCCAGTGCAGTTATAAAGTTCGACAAATTCTGCGTAGATGAAAATGGAATTTATCAAACCCCGGATTATGCTGGGAGTACAATCACACCTGTTGTttcatttcaatcattttttgaaagaggATATTCCTTGCTTCGGCGGTTTGTTACTGAAGGTCTTAATGAGGATGACGACGAAGGAACACGTTTAGCTTTGTTGAGTCTGTTGCAGTTTCTCACAAGAAAAG gtTACCATGAATCTTGTCTTAAAAGTCAAAACACTGATTGGCCCTATGAAAAACTTGAAGCAACTGAAGCATACTCAGCTGTTTTGTTGACCATTCATTTGTTATCGCAGTTGGTTACTGGCAACGATTACATCATCAGTTCGGATTATTCCTTCAAACCATTTTTCTGTCCTTGCTCAAAAGACTGTGGAAAGAGAGTAAATTATGGTCCAACAGGATTAG GCTTTGAAAAAATATGGTATGGCCGTCCAGACATTGTTTTGCTGTCTTCTAGTTCAAATGTTGTATTTTGTGAGCGCATGCTGGAGGAAGACTCAAAAGAGCTGGATTTAGTTTCCGAAGAATTTACAATGAttgaagaaattgaaaaatcagaaataatTGAACAGACGGTGAATAGTCGCCACAGTGACCAGCAAATTGTATCACAAACAATTACTTCCTCAGTATACCAGTTCAACAAAAGTAATTTGACTTTAGTTCCCTCCCTGTTGATGACACCGTCAAGCTTCTCTATTTTTTGTTATGATCCTGTCAATGATGTTCTGCTTAGATCTAGACAAACAGGGTCACTATGGAATACTGAGAATGCATATGAATTTAACATGTCAGCAATTCTTAAAATTTGGATGGTTGTTAATCATGCAATATTCAAACCAAGTATTAATGAAAATCATTTGAAACTGTTAAGGAACAGTtctaattttcacaatttgttagCTGCAGAAGGATTATCAATGAAAGAAATGTCAGAAAAAATTCAGTTTAAATCTCACTTCAAAAACACAGATTACAAATGGGATTCAAAAAGAATTAATAATGTAGAGTTAGAACTACAGTGA